One Thunnus thynnus chromosome 18, fThuThy2.1, whole genome shotgun sequence genomic region harbors:
- the meis2b gene encoding homeobox protein Meis2b isoform X2 codes for MDGVGVPTSMYGDPHAPRPLPQVHHLNHGPPPHPTQHYGAHAPHNIMPSSMGSAVNDALKRDKDQIYGHPLFPLLALVFEKCELATCTPREPGVAGGDVCSSDSFNEDIAVFAKQIRAEKPLFSSNPELDNLMIQAIQVLRFHLLELEKVHELCDNFCHRYISCLKGKMPIDLVIEERDVCKSDFDDLSGSSTNLADHNPASWRDLDDAHSTPSVGTPGPSSGGHVSQSGDNTSELGDGLDNSLASPGTGDEDDQDKKRQKKRGIFPKVATNIMRAWLFQHLTHPYPSEEQKKQLAQDTGLTILQVNNWFINARRRIVQPMIDQSNRAVSQGTAYSPDGQPMGGFVLDGQQHMGLRPGGPMGGMGMNMGMDGQWHYM; via the exons ATGGACGGAGTCGGAGTCCCCACCTCCATGTACGGAGACCCGCACGCCCCCCGGCCTCTGCCCCAAGTCCACCACCTGAACCACGGGCCGCCCCCGCATCCAACGCAGCACTATGGAGCCCATGCGCCGCACAACATCATGCCCAGCAGCATGGGCAGCGCGGTCAACGACGCACTGAAGAGAGACAAGGACCAGATTTATGG CCACCCGTTATTCCCTCTGCTGGCTCTGGTGTTCGAGAAGTGCGAGCTGGCGACCTGCACGCCCAGAGAGCCCGGAGTGGCGGGAGGAGACGTCTGCTCCTCCGACTCCTTCAATGAAGACATAGCAGTTTTTGCAAAACAG ATCCGCGCAGAGAAACCTTTATTTTCTTCTAACCCGGAGCTGGATAACTTG atGATTCAAGCGATTCAAGTCTTACGATTCCATCTGCTGGAATTAGAGAAG GTTCATGAGCTCTGTGATAACTTCTGCCACCGGTACATCAGCTGCCTGAAAGGGAAAATGCCCATCGACCTGGTCATAGAGGAGCGAGACGTCTGCAAGTCGGACTTCGACGACCTGTCAGGATCCTCCACCAACCTCGCAGATCAT AACCCAGCGTCCTGGAGAGACTTGGATGACGCCCACTCCACGCCTTCTGTGGGCACCCCGGGACCGTCCAGTGGGGGACACGTCTCCCAGAGTGGAGACAACACCAGTGAACTCG GAGACGGCCTCGACAACAGCCTGGCATCACCAGGCACCGGAGATGAGGATGACCAGGACAAGAAGAGGCAGAAGAAACGAGGCATCTTCCCCAAAGTAGCCACAAATATAATGAGAGCGTGGCTCTTCCAGCACCTTACG CACCCGTACCCATCAGAGGAACAGAAAAAGCAGCTAGCACAAGACACGGGCCTCACCATCCTCCAAGTGAACAACTG GTTTATCAATGCGAGGAGGAGAATAGTCCAGCCTATGATCGACCAGTCCAACAGAGCAG tGAGTCAGGGTACAGCTTACAGTCCAGATGGCCAGCCAATGGGAGGCTTTGTCCTTGATGGGCAGCAGCACATGGGTCTCCGACCTGGAG GGCCGATGGGTGGCATGGGTATGAATATGGGTATGGATGGGCAGTGGCACTACATGTAA
- the meis2b gene encoding homeobox protein Meis2b isoform X1, which translates to MAQRYDELAHYGGAMDGVGVPTSMYGDPHAPRPLPQVHHLNHGPPPHPTQHYGAHAPHNIMPSSMGSAVNDALKRDKDQIYGHPLFPLLALVFEKCELATCTPREPGVAGGDVCSSDSFNEDIAVFAKQIRAEKPLFSSNPELDNLMIQAIQVLRFHLLELEKVHELCDNFCHRYISCLKGKMPIDLVIEERDVCKSDFDDLSGSSTNLADHNPASWRDLDDAHSTPSVGTPGPSSGGHVSQSGDNTSELGDGLDNSLASPGTGDEDDQDKKRQKKRGIFPKVATNIMRAWLFQHLTHPYPSEEQKKQLAQDTGLTILQVNNWFINARRRIVQPMIDQSNRAVSQGTAYSPDGQPMGGFVLDGQQHMGLRPGGPMGGMGMNMGMDGQWHYM; encoded by the exons ATGGCGCAAAGG TACGACGAGCTGGCTCATTATGGAGGCGCAATGGACGGAGTCGGAGTCCCCACCTCCATGTACGGAGACCCGCACGCCCCCCGGCCTCTGCCCCAAGTCCACCACCTGAACCACGGGCCGCCCCCGCATCCAACGCAGCACTATGGAGCCCATGCGCCGCACAACATCATGCCCAGCAGCATGGGCAGCGCGGTCAACGACGCACTGAAGAGAGACAAGGACCAGATTTATGG CCACCCGTTATTCCCTCTGCTGGCTCTGGTGTTCGAGAAGTGCGAGCTGGCGACCTGCACGCCCAGAGAGCCCGGAGTGGCGGGAGGAGACGTCTGCTCCTCCGACTCCTTCAATGAAGACATAGCAGTTTTTGCAAAACAG ATCCGCGCAGAGAAACCTTTATTTTCTTCTAACCCGGAGCTGGATAACTTG atGATTCAAGCGATTCAAGTCTTACGATTCCATCTGCTGGAATTAGAGAAG GTTCATGAGCTCTGTGATAACTTCTGCCACCGGTACATCAGCTGCCTGAAAGGGAAAATGCCCATCGACCTGGTCATAGAGGAGCGAGACGTCTGCAAGTCGGACTTCGACGACCTGTCAGGATCCTCCACCAACCTCGCAGATCAT AACCCAGCGTCCTGGAGAGACTTGGATGACGCCCACTCCACGCCTTCTGTGGGCACCCCGGGACCGTCCAGTGGGGGACACGTCTCCCAGAGTGGAGACAACACCAGTGAACTCG GAGACGGCCTCGACAACAGCCTGGCATCACCAGGCACCGGAGATGAGGATGACCAGGACAAGAAGAGGCAGAAGAAACGAGGCATCTTCCCCAAAGTAGCCACAAATATAATGAGAGCGTGGCTCTTCCAGCACCTTACG CACCCGTACCCATCAGAGGAACAGAAAAAGCAGCTAGCACAAGACACGGGCCTCACCATCCTCCAAGTGAACAACTG GTTTATCAATGCGAGGAGGAGAATAGTCCAGCCTATGATCGACCAGTCCAACAGAGCAG tGAGTCAGGGTACAGCTTACAGTCCAGATGGCCAGCCAATGGGAGGCTTTGTCCTTGATGGGCAGCAGCACATGGGTCTCCGACCTGGAG GGCCGATGGGTGGCATGGGTATGAATATGGGTATGGATGGGCAGTGGCACTACATGTAA